Proteins encoded within one genomic window of Amycolatopsis sp. 2-15:
- a CDS encoding ROK family transcriptional regulator: MAETGVNLRGLRRYNRALLLGHILRAGGLSRVELAERTGLTQQAVSKIVAELLETQLLDVERQAAAGVGKPRTQLRIRPSAKCALGAQLDRDGFLVLRTGLSGEVEATVEGPLPVGFTPEQAVTAVVDATRKLLTDVDPARVLGLGVGAVGPLDHREGRVRDATNMPGWHDVPLRDLLAERTGLPVTLDKNTNSAAVAHTWPDTPETATAVVLVGTGIGVGLLVDGNVYRGPRTNAGEFGHTTIAYDGPRCACGRRGCVEIMHRSAATPAEAARLLGIGLADLVQVLDLERIVLFGRTIRAAPEVYRDTVSAQLRELLPVPHWQRIDVELSDLGEEAVALGGAFEVLAGFYSDPK, from the coding sequence ATGGCGGAAACCGGGGTCAACCTGCGCGGGCTGCGCCGCTACAACAGAGCGCTGCTGCTCGGTCACATCCTGCGCGCGGGCGGGCTCAGCCGCGTGGAGCTGGCCGAGCGCACGGGGCTGACGCAGCAGGCGGTGTCGAAGATCGTCGCCGAGCTGCTCGAGACGCAACTGCTCGATGTCGAGCGGCAGGCCGCGGCCGGCGTCGGCAAGCCGCGCACGCAGCTGCGGATCCGGCCCTCGGCGAAGTGCGCCCTCGGCGCGCAGCTGGACCGCGACGGGTTCCTCGTGCTGCGCACGGGCCTGTCCGGCGAGGTCGAGGCCACCGTGGAAGGTCCGCTGCCCGTCGGCTTCACGCCTGAACAGGCCGTGACCGCCGTGGTGGATGCGACGCGCAAGCTGCTCACCGACGTCGACCCGGCGCGGGTGCTGGGCCTGGGCGTCGGCGCGGTGGGACCGCTCGACCACCGCGAAGGCCGCGTCCGCGACGCCACGAACATGCCGGGCTGGCACGACGTGCCCCTTCGCGACCTCCTCGCCGAGCGCACGGGACTGCCCGTGACGCTCGACAAGAACACGAACTCCGCCGCGGTCGCCCACACGTGGCCCGACACGCCGGAGACCGCGACTGCCGTGGTGCTCGTGGGTACCGGCATCGGCGTCGGGTTGCTGGTCGACGGGAACGTCTACCGCGGCCCGCGCACCAACGCCGGTGAGTTCGGCCACACCACGATCGCCTACGACGGCCCGCGCTGCGCCTGCGGACGGCGCGGTTGCGTCGAGATCATGCATCGCTCGGCCGCCACGCCGGCCGAGGCCGCGCGCCTGCTCGGGATCGGCCTCGCCGACCTCGTGCAGGTCCTGGACCTGGAGCGGATCGTGTTGTTCGGCCGCACGATCCGCGCGGCGCCCGAGGTCTACCGGGACACGGTGTCGGCGCAGCTGCGCGAGCTGCTGCCGGTGCCGCACTGGCAGCGCATCGACGTGGAGCTGAGCGACCTCGGCGAGGAAGCCGTGGCCCTCGGTGGGGCTTTCGAGGTGCTTGCCGGGTTCTACTCCGACCCTAAATGA
- the rpsF gene encoding 30S ribosomal protein S6: MSRHYEVMVILDPTLDERTVAPTLDNFLNVIRTSGGSVEKVDVWGRRRLAYEIKKHAEGIYALLDLNSDSDAVKELDRQLSLQETVLRTKVMRREVKRAAAKPVAAKA, from the coding sequence GTGTCACGCCATTACGAGGTAATGGTCATCCTGGACCCCACGCTCGACGAGCGCACGGTCGCCCCCACGCTGGACAACTTCCTCAACGTGATCCGCACTTCGGGCGGAAGCGTCGAGAAGGTCGACGTCTGGGGCCGCCGTCGCCTGGCGTACGAGATCAAGAAGCACGCCGAGGGCATCTACGCGCTGCTCGACCTGAACTCCGACTCCGACGCGGTCAAGGAACTCGACCGTCAGCTGTCGCTGCAGGAGACCGTGCTGCGCACCAAGGTCATGCGCCGCGAGGTCAAGCGCGCCGCGGCCAAGCCCGTCGCCGCCAAGGCCTGA
- a CDS encoding Gfo/Idh/MocA family oxidoreductase — protein sequence MADDLRVGIFGYGIGGRVFHAPLVASTPGLVPTAIVTANPERAGQARAEYPGTEIVPDADALFAQAGDLDLVVVSTPNRTHVPLALRAIELGLPVVVDKPFAPTADEAEQVVAAAKAKGVGLTVFQNRRWDSDFLTVRKVIESGRLGDVFRFESRYDRWVPKIKDNWREFGDPAEAGGLLYDLGAHIVDQALQLFGPVTQVYAEVDRRRAGVQVDDDVFVALHHANGVRSHLWASALAATRNPRFRVLGDRAAFTKYGLDVQEPQIKDGLRPGDERWGVEPEADAGTLGVDDGTDHTETVPTEVGRYEDFYAQVRDALRGEAAFPVDPAGSVAALRVIEAAHRSGAEGRVITLD from the coding sequence ATGGCTGATGACTTGCGAGTCGGCATTTTCGGTTACGGCATCGGCGGCCGCGTTTTCCACGCGCCGCTGGTGGCTTCGACGCCGGGCCTGGTGCCCACGGCGATCGTGACGGCGAACCCGGAACGCGCCGGTCAGGCCCGTGCGGAGTACCCCGGCACCGAGATCGTGCCCGACGCCGACGCGTTGTTCGCCCAGGCGGGTGACCTCGACCTCGTCGTGGTGAGCACCCCGAACCGTACCCACGTGCCGCTCGCGCTGCGCGCCATCGAGCTCGGCCTGCCCGTGGTCGTGGACAAGCCGTTCGCGCCAACCGCGGACGAGGCCGAGCAGGTCGTGGCGGCGGCGAAGGCCAAGGGCGTCGGCCTCACCGTCTTCCAGAACCGCCGCTGGGACTCCGACTTCCTCACCGTGCGCAAGGTGATCGAGTCCGGCCGCCTCGGCGACGTGTTCCGCTTCGAGTCCCGCTACGACCGCTGGGTGCCGAAGATCAAGGACAACTGGCGCGAGTTCGGCGACCCCGCCGAGGCCGGCGGCCTGCTCTACGACCTCGGCGCGCACATCGTCGACCAGGCGCTGCAGCTGTTCGGCCCGGTCACGCAGGTCTACGCGGAGGTCGACCGCCGCCGCGCCGGCGTGCAGGTCGACGACGACGTGTTCGTCGCGTTGCACCACGCCAACGGCGTGCGCTCGCACCTGTGGGCCTCCGCCTTGGCCGCCACGCGCAACCCGCGCTTCCGCGTGCTCGGCGACCGCGCCGCCTTCACCAAGTACGGCCTCGACGTGCAGGAACCCCAGATCAAGGACGGCCTGCGCCCCGGCGACGAGCGCTGGGGCGTCGAGCCCGAGGCCGACGCCGGCACCCTCGGCGTCGACGACGGCACCGACCACACCGAAACCGTGCCCACCGAGGTCGGCCGCTACGAGGACTTCTACGCCCAGGTGCGCGACGCGTTGCGCGGCGAAGCGGCGTTCCCCGTGGACCCGGCCGGTTCCGTGGCCGCGCTGCGCGTGATCGAAGCCGCCCACCGCTCCGGAGCCGAGGGCCGCGTCATCACGCTCGACTAG
- the rpsR gene encoding 30S ribosomal protein S18, which produces MAKPPIRKPKKKVCVFCKAEKKGRPELIDYKDTNLLRKYISDRGKIRARRVTGNCSQHQRDIAIAVKNSREMALLPYTSTAR; this is translated from the coding sequence GTGGCCAAGCCACCCATCCGTAAGCCCAAGAAGAAGGTCTGCGTTTTCTGCAAGGCCGAGAAGAAGGGCCGCCCGGAACTGATCGACTACAAGGACACCAACCTGCTGCGGAAGTACATCTCCGACCGCGGCAAGATCCGTGCCCGTCGCGTCACCGGCAACTGCAGCCAGCACCAGCGTGACATCGCCATCGCGGTGAAGAACTCGCGCGAGATGGCGCTGCTGCCCTACACCTCGACCGCTCGCTGA
- the rplI gene encoding 50S ribosomal protein L9, whose amino-acid sequence MAKIILTTDVANLGGPGDIVEVKDGYARNYLLPRGYAIVASKGAEKNVRTIQRAQESRRIRDLDHAKEIKATLEGLGAIQLTGKAAEGSKKLFGSITAGEIVDAIKAQGGPLLDKRVLDLRDHIKTVGKHSVNARLHPDVKVDVRLEVKATSV is encoded by the coding sequence ATGGCGAAGATCATTCTCACCACCGACGTGGCGAACCTCGGTGGCCCCGGCGACATCGTCGAGGTCAAGGACGGTTACGCCCGCAACTACCTGCTGCCCCGCGGCTACGCGATCGTGGCCAGCAAGGGTGCCGAGAAGAACGTGCGCACCATTCAGCGCGCGCAGGAATCCCGGCGCATCCGCGACCTCGACCACGCCAAGGAAATCAAGGCGACCCTCGAGGGCCTCGGCGCCATCCAGCTGACGGGCAAGGCGGCGGAGGGCTCGAAGAAGCTCTTCGGCTCCATCACCGCCGGCGAGATCGTCGACGCGATCAAGGCCCAGGGCGGCCCGCTCCTCGACAAGCGCGTCCTGGACCTCCGCGACCACATCAAGACGGTCGGCAAGCACTCCGTCAACGCCCGCCTCCACCCCGATGTGAAGGTCGACGTCCGCCTCGAAGTCAAGGCGACTTCGGTCTGA
- a CDS encoding single-stranded DNA-binding protein, with product MAGDTVITVIGNLTSDPELRFTPSGAAVANFTVASTPRTLDRQSGEWKDGEALFLRCNIWRQAAENVAESLTRGARVVVQGRLKQRSFETKEGEKRTVVELEVDEIGPSLRYATAKVNKVSRGGGGGDFGGGGGGGNRGGGGGGGMPADDPWGSAPPAGGGGGGGFADEPPF from the coding sequence GTGGCTGGAGACACCGTCATCACGGTGATCGGAAACCTGACCTCCGACCCGGAACTGCGTTTCACCCCGTCCGGCGCGGCGGTCGCGAACTTCACGGTCGCGTCCACCCCGCGCACCCTCGACCGGCAGTCCGGCGAGTGGAAGGACGGCGAGGCGCTGTTCCTGCGCTGCAACATCTGGCGCCAGGCGGCGGAGAACGTCGCCGAGTCGCTCACCCGCGGCGCCCGTGTGGTCGTGCAGGGCCGGCTCAAGCAGCGGTCCTTCGAGACCAAGGAAGGCGAGAAGCGCACCGTCGTCGAGCTCGAGGTCGACGAGATCGGGCCCTCGCTTCGGTACGCCACGGCGAAGGTCAACAAGGTCAGCCGCGGTGGCGGCGGCGGTGACTTCGGCGGCGGCGGTGGCGGTGGCAACCGCGGTGGCGGCGGTGGCGGCGGAATGCCGGCCGACGACCCGTGGGGCTCCGCTCCGCCCGCGGGCGGTGGCGGCGGCGGCGGTTTCGCCGACGAGCCCCCGTTCTGA
- a CDS encoding glycosyltransferase family 87 protein, protein MPDQATAEEPDAAPRTLTPAERIVPSWNDPLASAATRPIGGPLGEHAAVGRHWFWSPQRVGLGLAVLALVLCWFGKASCIQQYQDSSGASQLDWRAGRPFVAMCYSDIVPLYSSERLNDPKTFPYVSSWQEDTQTAQNQTRYMEYPVVTGLFQWINAKLAAGWLSVANSGWLPSALPVAIYFNISAFWLSLAWLITVWATGRTMKRRPWDAVLVAISPLVLVQAFTNFDAIATACTAAGILAWSRKRPEIAGVLLGLGAAAKLYPLLLLGVLFVLCLRAGKLRTWGRTAAFTVLTWLIVNVPFILVATRGWWEFFRLNTLRPMDPDSIYNVISYTTGWTGFDGVLQKGQTPAILNTVIAVLFLLCCAGIAYVALTAPRRPRLGQLAFLVVAAFLLTNKVWSPQYSLWLVPLAVLAIPRWRLLLSWMVIDALVWAPRMFYYLGIDHKGLPEGWFLGTVVVRDLAVVGICVLVIREIYRPRTDLIRLAGDDDPAGGVLERARDRVTFPGFGKHRQAVPTVPPVPPAPPAPES, encoded by the coding sequence GTGCCCGACCAAGCCACCGCCGAAGAGCCGGACGCGGCTCCCCGCACGCTGACGCCAGCGGAGCGGATCGTGCCGAGCTGGAACGACCCGCTGGCCTCCGCGGCGACCAGACCGATCGGCGGTCCGCTCGGCGAGCACGCGGCCGTGGGCCGGCACTGGTTCTGGTCACCGCAGCGCGTCGGGCTGGGCCTGGCGGTCCTCGCGCTGGTGCTGTGCTGGTTCGGCAAGGCGTCCTGCATCCAGCAGTACCAGGACTCCAGCGGCGCCAGCCAGCTCGACTGGCGGGCGGGCCGCCCATTCGTCGCGATGTGCTACTCGGACATCGTGCCGCTCTACAGCTCCGAGCGGCTCAACGACCCGAAGACCTTCCCGTACGTCTCGTCCTGGCAGGAGGACACGCAGACGGCGCAGAACCAGACCCGTTACATGGAATACCCCGTGGTCACGGGCCTGTTCCAGTGGATCAACGCGAAGCTCGCGGCGGGGTGGCTCTCGGTCGCGAACTCCGGCTGGCTCCCCAGCGCGCTGCCGGTGGCGATCTACTTCAACATCTCCGCGTTCTGGCTCTCGCTCGCGTGGCTGATCACTGTTTGGGCGACCGGGCGCACGATGAAACGCCGGCCGTGGGACGCGGTGCTGGTGGCGATCTCGCCGCTGGTGCTGGTGCAGGCGTTCACGAACTTCGACGCCATCGCCACGGCGTGTACCGCGGCCGGAATCCTCGCGTGGTCGCGAAAACGGCCGGAGATCGCCGGCGTGCTGCTGGGGCTCGGCGCCGCGGCGAAGCTGTACCCGTTGCTGTTGCTCGGGGTGTTGTTCGTGCTCTGCCTACGCGCCGGGAAGCTGCGCACGTGGGGCAGAACCGCGGCGTTCACCGTGCTGACCTGGCTGATCGTGAACGTGCCGTTCATCCTCGTGGCCACGCGCGGGTGGTGGGAGTTCTTCCGGCTCAACACGTTGCGGCCGATGGATCCCGACTCGATCTACAACGTCATCTCCTACACCACGGGGTGGACGGGATTCGACGGCGTGCTCCAAAAAGGACAGACGCCGGCGATCCTCAACACCGTGATCGCCGTGCTGTTCCTGCTCTGCTGCGCCGGCATCGCCTACGTCGCCCTCACCGCGCCGCGACGGCCGCGGCTGGGGCAGCTCGCGTTCCTCGTGGTGGCGGCGTTCCTGCTGACCAACAAGGTGTGGAGCCCGCAGTACTCGCTGTGGCTCGTGCCGCTGGCGGTGCTCGCGATCCCGCGCTGGCGGCTGCTGCTGAGCTGGATGGTGATCGACGCGCTGGTGTGGGCGCCGCGGATGTTCTACTACCTCGGCATCGACCACAAGGGACTGCCGGAGGGCTGGTTCCTCGGCACGGTCGTGGTGCGCGACCTCGCCGTGGTGGGCATCTGCGTGCTGGTGATCCGCGAGATCTACCGGCCGCGCACGGACCTCATCCGGCTCGCCGGCGACGACGACCCGGCGGGCGGTGTGCTGGAACGAGCGCGTGACCGCGTGACGTTCCCGGGCTTCGGGAAGCACCGCCAGGCTGTGCCGACAGTGCCCCCGGTGCCCCCGGCGCCTCCCGCGCCCGAGTCCTAG
- a CDS encoding deoxyribonuclease IV: MQIGAHVRDDDPLAAVAEREADVVQFFLSDPQGWKAPKPHPFGDAIKESPVEVFIHAPYLINVASLNNRIRIPSRKNVAQHATGAAAIGAKGLIVHGGHVGAGDDVAEGLANWRKLFEREADKGGFAVPILIENTAGGENAMTRELDVIARLWDEVGEFGAGFCLDTCHAYAAGWELADAVEKVKAITGRIDLVHLNNSRDEFGSNRDRHANVVGGEGTIDPELLADVVRKAGAPVVVETPSEGQAADIAYLRKQTA; the protein is encoded by the coding sequence ATGCAGATTGGCGCCCATGTCCGCGACGACGATCCGCTGGCCGCTGTCGCCGAGCGAGAAGCCGACGTCGTCCAGTTCTTCCTGTCCGACCCGCAGGGGTGGAAGGCTCCGAAACCGCACCCGTTCGGGGACGCGATCAAGGAGTCGCCGGTCGAGGTGTTCATCCACGCGCCGTACCTGATCAACGTCGCGTCGCTGAACAACCGCATCCGCATCCCGTCGCGCAAGAACGTCGCGCAGCACGCCACCGGCGCCGCCGCGATCGGCGCGAAGGGACTCATCGTGCACGGCGGCCACGTGGGCGCCGGCGACGACGTGGCCGAGGGCCTGGCCAACTGGCGCAAGCTCTTCGAACGCGAAGCGGACAAGGGCGGCTTCGCCGTGCCGATCCTCATCGAGAACACCGCGGGTGGCGAGAACGCGATGACCCGCGAGCTCGACGTGATCGCGCGCCTGTGGGACGAGGTCGGCGAGTTCGGCGCCGGGTTCTGCCTCGACACCTGCCACGCCTACGCCGCGGGCTGGGAGCTGGCCGACGCCGTCGAGAAGGTCAAGGCCATCACCGGCCGCATCGACCTGGTGCACCTCAACAACTCGCGCGACGAGTTCGGCTCCAACCGCGACCGCCACGCCAACGTCGTCGGCGGCGAGGGGACCATCGACCCCGAGCTGCTCGCCGACGTCGTCCGCAAGGCGGGCGCGCCCGTCGTCGTGGAGACGCCGAGCGAGGGCCAGGCGGCCGACATCGCCTACCTGCGCAAGCAGACCGCCTAG
- a CDS encoding transglycosylase domain-containing protein: MTHHVHNGTADDGYDARYDAGGPLDPDDVYPEEPELDKKGRPVLTAAQKKKRRWKIIRRSIYAFVGVFIVIPAIAFVITYFSVDVPSPQSVAQGQSQAVTYLYADGSPMGKDVPSGGNRQILTADQIPDIMKHAAIATEDSSFETNSGFDVTGILRAVYNQVTGGTGGGSTISQQYIKKATDNDAPTLTRKWTELAKSFKMNQTYSKQDIITAYLNIIYFGRGAYGVGAASQAFFHKDVKDLSFSEAALLAGLIQQPGRSENSKVAHDRWNTALDRMVENHYITEADRKAAQFPTPIPLSEDQDDSSAPYRFISDQVQAELEAHGISSDQYYSGGYTIQTTIDKKAQDLAEQAGADALAKQSDNRLLDALVAVDPKTGGVLAYYGGPTTVDVNGQKQKARDWADTPQNPGSSMKPYDLTAFLKMGKGINSTFDGRNNREFDGRIVRNAGDSDSCSEQCTVAEAMKISANTVFYDMVLNVTKQGPVEQAAQEAGVKTKDNGGGNSQIDISNNNISLGGGDTKITPADQASAYATFAGDGQQRDRHFVLKVTNAQNEVAYEAQAQPAKSAFADGDPELSKQIAGNVTTALEPVIGFSKLKCPSGHECAGKTGTQQHTKRAGEPASAANANAQTWMVGYTPSVSVAVWVGGDGDLALHGKGSTPIFGSTIAGPLWQKFMTNYLAGKPAERFSQVSLIGDAAPPISPPSDPNIPPSDITPTDNPDNPGNGDGNPVNPGDPNGPGGPGGNFPSFPTHTPKPPKNTPSGDPTDTGDPGDTGDPDE; the protein is encoded by the coding sequence ATGACGCACCACGTGCACAACGGCACCGCCGACGACGGCTACGACGCTCGGTACGACGCCGGCGGACCGCTCGACCCCGACGACGTCTACCCGGAGGAGCCGGAGCTCGACAAGAAGGGCCGGCCGGTCCTCACGGCCGCGCAGAAGAAGAAGCGGCGCTGGAAGATCATCCGGCGCAGCATCTACGCGTTCGTCGGCGTCTTCATCGTGATCCCCGCGATCGCGTTCGTCATCACGTACTTCAGCGTCGACGTGCCTTCACCGCAGAGCGTGGCGCAGGGGCAGAGCCAGGCCGTCACGTACCTCTACGCCGACGGCAGCCCGATGGGCAAGGACGTGCCGTCGGGTGGCAACCGGCAGATCCTCACCGCCGACCAGATCCCCGACATCATGAAGCACGCCGCGATCGCGACCGAGGATTCGTCGTTCGAGACCAACTCGGGCTTCGACGTCACGGGCATCCTGCGGGCCGTGTACAACCAGGTCACCGGCGGCACCGGTGGTGGTTCCACGATTTCCCAGCAGTACATCAAAAAGGCCACCGACAACGACGCGCCCACGCTCACCCGCAAATGGACCGAGCTGGCGAAGTCGTTCAAGATGAACCAGACGTACTCGAAGCAGGACATCATCACCGCGTACCTGAACATCATCTACTTCGGGCGTGGTGCGTACGGCGTGGGCGCGGCGTCGCAGGCCTTCTTCCACAAGGACGTGAAGGACCTCAGCTTCTCCGAAGCCGCGCTGCTGGCCGGCCTCATCCAGCAGCCGGGCCGTTCGGAGAACTCGAAGGTGGCGCACGACCGCTGGAACACCGCGCTCGACCGGATGGTGGAAAACCACTACATCACGGAGGCCGACCGCAAGGCCGCGCAGTTCCCCACGCCGATCCCGCTGTCGGAGGACCAGGACGACTCGAGCGCGCCCTACCGTTTCATCTCCGACCAGGTGCAGGCCGAGCTAGAGGCCCACGGCATCTCGAGCGACCAGTACTACTCGGGTGGCTACACGATCCAGACGACCATCGACAAGAAGGCGCAGGATCTCGCCGAGCAGGCGGGCGCTGACGCGCTGGCGAAGCAGTCGGACAACCGGCTGCTCGACGCGCTCGTGGCCGTCGACCCGAAGACCGGCGGCGTGCTCGCGTACTACGGCGGGCCCACGACCGTCGACGTGAACGGCCAGAAACAGAAAGCGCGAGACTGGGCCGACACCCCGCAGAACCCCGGTTCGTCGATGAAGCCGTACGACCTCACGGCGTTCCTCAAGATGGGCAAGGGGATCAACTCGACCTTCGACGGCCGCAACAACCGGGAGTTCGACGGGCGCATCGTCCGCAACGCCGGTGACAGCGACAGCTGTTCGGAGCAGTGCACCGTCGCCGAGGCCATGAAGATCTCGGCCAACACGGTCTTCTACGACATGGTCCTCAACGTCACCAAGCAGGGCCCCGTCGAGCAGGCCGCCCAAGAAGCCGGCGTCAAGACCAAGGACAACGGCGGCGGCAACTCGCAGATCGACATCTCGAACAACAACATCTCCCTCGGCGGTGGCGACACGAAGATCACGCCGGCCGACCAGGCCTCGGCCTACGCCACCTTCGCCGGCGACGGCCAGCAGCGCGACCGCCACTTCGTGCTGAAGGTGACGAACGCGCAGAACGAGGTGGCCTACGAAGCTCAGGCACAGCCGGCCAAATCGGCGTTCGCCGACGGCGACCCGGAGCTGAGCAAGCAGATCGCGGGCAACGTGACCACCGCGTTGGAGCCGGTGATCGGCTTCTCGAAGCTGAAGTGCCCGTCGGGACACGAATGCGCCGGCAAGACCGGGACGCAGCAGCACACGAAGCGCGCCGGTGAGCCGGCTTCGGCGGCGAACGCCAACGCGCAGACGTGGATGGTCGGCTACACGCCGTCGGTCTCCGTGGCGGTCTGGGTCGGCGGCGACGGCGACCTGGCTCTACACGGCAAGGGCAGCACCCCGATCTTCGGTTCCACGATCGCCGGCCCGCTGTGGCAGAAGTTCATGACGAACTACCTCGCGGGCAAGCCGGCCGAGCGCTTCTCCCAGGTGTCGCTGATCGGCGACGCCGCGCCGCCGATCAGCCCGCCGAGCGACCCGAACATCCCGCCGTCGGACATCACGCCGACCGACAACCCGGACAACCCGGGTAACGGCGACGGCAACCCGGTGAACCCCGGCGACCCGAACGGCCCTGGCGGCCCGGGCGGCAACTTCCCGTCGTTCCCCACGCACACCCCGAAACCGCCGAAGAACACGCCCTCGGGCGATCCAACCGATACGGGCGACCCCGGCGACACGGGCGATCCCGACGAATAG